From the genome of Lytechinus pictus isolate F3 Inbred chromosome 4, Lp3.0, whole genome shotgun sequence:
cccctttttccaaaaaaagttgttattggctaaaaaaaattgttggtaattgaatttaaagaaagcCTTCATTCCCGTATCTGTCACCAGTTTATGTATTTgtataaaaatttgaattagaAACAAAACAAGATAAAGTGTTGTCTGGATacttttatatgtttttattccTCAAgttttatcatattattttagGTCCTTTTGATACTCTGCTCGGGCACACTGAAGCATCGTAAAGATGTTGTCTCGCGCAATATTAATCTGCGGTGTGATCGGTGAGTTAATTAAGAAACACTTCCcagaggaatgaaaaaaaagtgaaaaggtaTAGACTGGATTCGTTTTCTTCTGGTTTGAAAGAGAtgtgatattgatgatattcaATTATGTCTTTGTCGTTTCAGGGTGAAAgttgagacccccccccccccttctctacGTTGATGGAAAGAACACCATGTTCAAATTCGCTCTTGAATTTTAGTATTATAAAAGTGTGTATTACACTTTCACGTAATCTACTATAAATAATCACAAATCTCCATACATACCCACTTCCCACAGTGACGTTTCGCACCACGATTGAAAAGATGGTCTTGGTCGTAGAGTAATCGTAATGATCGTATCAGATCGTAGaagatcgtatcagatcagtcgagACAATCGTATCGTTCTAAGaacaaaaatcaaatgtttttttttttgccatcaGTTACGATCAGTTATGAAAGGCGTTCGTAACGGATCGCACGAGAGTTGTAACAAGCTATAAACCAAGCTGATTTGGTTCTGTTGAGTGTATACATAAATTATGACTACGGGGTGGAAATATGTTTAACCATTCGCAAACatggaaatatttcttttacataGCTACAATATTATGTGTGGCAATATTATACGAAAATCACCGTGCATGTTCGGAAATGTGGGGCTCCTATTTGCTGTTTGGTAAAATGTAATTGGCATGGCAGCATAATTGTGACCATTTACATCACAGCCATTTAGTATCCAAGGGCGCAAAGAGCCATCAATTTTGCGGGGAGGGGGTGGTTAAAACATACCGTACGAATATACTTTTAAAAACAGTGCGAgccaacgaaaaaaaaaatccatttttttattgaaaatctaattttgctATGCAATATAGGTATTGCTTAGATTCttttatgataatttgtttttaaaggaattTTGATATTCGTATAGGTAAAATTAGGCATGCCCAATTAGACAGGACGAGTTGACAGAGATTTATTTAAATCCATACACGTACTATtcgtaaaaaaattatgtgaatCTTATCAAATTTTCCACTTTAGTGGAATGCACACCGAATATGGACAAATGAATGATTTATCTTTCTATTTTTAAGGGAGCAGCACCCTGACAAAATTGATGCGAATAAAATGTGATCAGccacccccaacccccccccccaaaaaaaaaaaaagtcaccgAAATTAActtagaaattattttttattgatcttAAAAGAGCAGaacctttataaaaaaaagaatgcatAATTTGCTCAAAATTGGTCAATAATAACCCCACACACCTGTTTCATTGAATGCAAAAGAAATTCAGGGAGAGAGcttgaaaatataagaaaaaaacgAAATTCAGGGTTCACTCAAGCGTAAGATGTGAACGTAGTGAAGCTTTCATGAACTCTGCAAAAATGGTGTCAAAGAAACCTTTGCATCTCGTCTCATTCcactttaaaaattatgatttcacagtattaaaaaaaaagaaaaaaactcttTCAATCAATTTTGTAGATGATTGTTGGTTTTTTTAAGACCAAATTAccattttggctatttacagaggaCTTTAATTCCCTagcgacttattgttggttttggcgTGGCTGGTCACAAATATAATAGCACCCTTTCATTAGTGAAGAAATGCCAAATAataatgctgcactttattttGCTTCTATGCTTCTGTAAATGTATACTTTAGATTTTCCATTCTCTTTTAACACtcgcaaaacattttttttttcaatttgttataAATTATAAATGTAGTTGCTGGCATAGTAAGTTCCGCAGATGGAACATCTTCACCAGACTGCGCCAAGGACGGCGACGTCATCACAAACTACAAGAAGGATCCATATAGGTCATATAGGAAGGGTGCAACAAGGCATGATGTAGCCAAGGCTGAATGTTCAAAccaaggtatatatttttttttgctgaacatGATAAAGAATAAACGAATTAGGCACATAAGGCATGTTGACATCAACTCTCATGGTAGTAAATACTGCTTCAAATACTTAAAAAGCACATATTTTTGTATCAACGCATTTTTTATGTAGTGAGAAACCctattttgggggggggggggggctaaagctTCGGTGAATATTCACTACTGAAAAAAGTTGCCCTAAATAACTTTACTTCTTTCCTTTGTGGCGTTGTATATCGACATGGACCCTACCACATCAGTCTCTATTCACCCTCACTGTATGCATTGTCTCTAAAAGAAagtgattttttgtttaaatagcGTGGAGATCGTTGCAAAGAAGCTAAATTTTAACATTAACTTTGCACTTTAACCAGCGCAACGGGCATCTTTTTTGTCAGCTATTCTAATGaccttttttaatgatttatttgtaTGATGTCTAATATTGGCAATCTTGGGTTTTATTCTGATTAGTTAACATCAAAATTAATTCTAATCTGTCGTATTTTGAAGAGCCTACAATATACAAGTTTTGATTTCCAGTGGGAtcctccattttcacaaaatataaataatataatccTTTACACATAATTTCTTAGGTAATTGTCCGATATAACATGTCAGTTTTAAGTCGATTTGATGATCTTGGTAATTGTTTATAATATTGGCTTCTTATGATTtgttaaaaattaaataaatgaaatagaatgaaatgaaaatgaaacttaCAATTCTTTGCAGGTAGCAATTTCAGCATAACCGAACAATAACATAACCTACCCAGATTATCTGATATTCTTAATAACCAGCCTATATCAGAATTAAAATTTAGAACaaacttgaatatttttttaacataatgaaAACAAACGTAGTTGAAATAGTTTCAATTCACTTGTTTACTTTGACATAATTTTGTGCCGAAGAGATCAGTCGAATCGGTGAAATCATTAATTACAATTCTGATCAGCAATTCATAACAATGCGCGTTTTTACAACACATTCTAGAATTGGTTACATATTAAACTTACTTTGTAAAGTGTGGTTTTGTGATTTTTGTACAATACATTTCCTTACATCTACAATTAGGAATCCTGTCATGCtgaaaaaatgaagtaaaaaagAATAGTAATTTGTTTATGTCGAGAAGTGGATAGAGGGCCTACCTTTTGTTTCGATATGAATggctacaaaaaaaatatatataaaaaggtATAAGTAAAATACGAGGATCGTGGATGGGAAGAATATTTGACaagaagaaagagagggggtggggaggCAAGAGAGGGGGGATGGGATGAGGTGTGTTTGATATTGGATGTCATCGAGAGATTGTTAAAGTCACATCATCCAAGGAATACCAAATCTGTGAAGAGTTTATATGCTTAATACAAAAACTTCAGCCAATAGTTTTTCCTATCAATAGATTAAATTATATATAGCCCGTAGAATAaagcattttgaaaaaaagttaatgCTGAATAAGTATTTTAGCAACTTGGCAAGGCTAACTTCCACGATGCCACTTAGCATGATAAACAACCATGATATTTCCATGGATATCCGTAAAGCTTTCGAGTTTGAATCTGTCCATCCAAATCCATTAAATAAAGCTATTACGAAGACCTGCATCCCAAGACTGATTTCCAATAGAACACGTAGGCCTATccgaaagcttttttttttcatttcccctTTTTCACTCGTTGATCAGGTGCATTACGAAAACCATTGTGATAAGATATCAACAGTGAAGTGGTGTTGCAACAAATTTTGCCACGATCGTCGTTATCGTTTGATTAATATCATACCACTAAAAGCTATTGGCACGAAAAAGTGTAAattcattatcatgataatcCATTAAGCGCATAAAATGGTTTGTCCTTGATTTACAGATTACGTAGTTGAGGCAAATATAATGTGtttcagccattttgaataccacaataataatgatgatgacaaaaatAACAGCAATGACCAGTTCATGTGCGAAGGCAGCAGAATATCCCTGGTCACATGCCAGTGAGGTACCCTCAAATCCACTCACAAAAAAAGGTAATTTCATTCATTACTTAGATAAGACTCCAGAAGATGATGCTTGTTCCTGTAACCCCTGTCTTCATGGTGGAACTTGTAACCTAATCGATGATCCACCTGGATACTCTTGTACGTGCTCTGAAGGAGACGAAGGAGACATCTGTCAGGAATCAACCGGGGGAGATCATTACTCTTCAGTCATATAACCCATGTCTTTATGGTGAAACCTGCATGTAACCTCGTCGATTATCTTCCTGGATACTATTGTACGTGCTTTGGGGGATACGAAGGAGAAATCTGCCAGGAATCAACCGGGGGAGATGATGCTTGTTCCAGTAACCCCTGTCTTCATGGTGGAACTTGTAACCTCATCGATGATCCACCTGGATACTCTTGTACGTGCTTTGAGGAATACAAAGGAGACACATGCCAGGAATCCACAATTTATGAGCACTACTATTTCTATATGTCACGTTCAATATTTTAACATTCATAATGGATTCTTATTgagattaatttttaaaattcagattaaTGGATTCTTATTGAGATCAAGTTCAAAAGTGGTtacaaatatttagaaataaaagactgactaaaataaaatgtttgggTATACATCGCGGTGAAATGGTGTGTTTTTGTatgaaacataataaaaacaGGGCACAGATTGGATGGATTgctattattttcgttatttattTGAGAAAAGTTAACTACTATATTGTGCTTGAATCTGTCCATCCAAATCCATAAAATAAAACTGTCACGAAgaccttgtagttttagcttttcattctcaataatggttgttttcagggtttattagttctaatacatgcacttgtacacatgttttatcttgattttagtatttttaaatcggctgctcacaaagttaaacaatacctttaaactgTCCCTGTTCGGGGTCAATAAAggcaaaaaaattcagctcgcgctgtttcgcactcgcattgtttgttaagtaagacaggtacgtattatgattagaaaaaaaaatgcttataaaGTCCCTTTAggtctgaattttaaaaattttcatctcgggcttcgcgctcgcattatttgatcagtgagatacaagtacatatccgttcaatggcacagtccttaaaatgtctctgaggtcagtatacctggcaatcgAGCGAGCTTCGCgtgctcactaagtgactcaatttttttgctggtgcccccaatgccgtgatccacgttacgccactgtaccaaaaagaaatgcccaatgttggttggacacattattaccctcatggagcacttttacccaatattttagagtgcattaccccccccctccccttccgtCTCCTTCCCATGCACATGGAACTTACAAAACCTATACTCTTGCAAATATTCAATCAATACAATTAATCTAAACTTTCGAACTTCAGGCTATGGCGGTTGTTAAACAAAGACTGGAATATATCTGACACATGATCAGGTCAAAGGGCATGGGGCAATCATGATGCTATGGAAAGTACAAGGGAAaataaagaggaagaaaaaagaaatactagTAGATGGTTGGAAGCATGGttgacgggtcaatatacgactaAATatacccttacccggaacaaattgcaacaaatgatttttcaacggttttttgtactatttgacctcaggaataaaaAATCTACCGAGATTAATACATaagggcaagttacaaggacagtcagtggcctggtttgtgaaaaaatctaagttggcttccaaaaattgattctaaattgactcatgttacttaaagcggacataacttatttcatatcggcctcgGAGAagcgattttggtgtctaaaccgcTGGTTTCAGgggtcaaaataatacattaggacaagttttCAGGACAGTATTTCCGTGTCTGGTATGACCGAAattccaatatggcttccaaactctaaaatggctgctgatacttaaatgatacttaaaagtggcatagctcattttatatccgcctgtgagatatgatttcggtgtctaaactattGTTTCAAGGTCAAATTATGTATTAGGACAAGTTCCAATGACAGTCAGTGATCTAGTATGTccaaattccaagatggcttccaaaaatggagtaaaaaatgtctgatgttacttataaaaggacagagtttgttcaatatctgtctgtggaatatgagtttggtgtctaaaccatggtttaaagggtcaagttaTACACTAGGGTTAcaagttacaagaccagtcagttgtctgtatgttaaaaaaatccaagatgaccTCAAAAAAGGagtgtaaattgactgttgttactttgatcatatttttggtaaagcgctatataagtacctgttatgtatgtatgtaaaaGTGTACATAGTTTATTAGAAATACACCTAGGAGGTATGATTTTCCTGTCTACACTAAAGTTTAAAGAGTCAAGTAATACATTGGGTttagttgaaaggacagtcaggtgtcaggtatgtccaaa
Proteins encoded in this window:
- the LOC135153946 gene encoding delta-like protein C codes for the protein MLSRAILICGVIVAGIVSSADGTSSPDCAKDGDVITNYKKDPYRSYRKGATRHDVAKAECSNQDKTPEDDACSCNPCLHGGTCNLIDDPPGYSCTCSEGDEGDICQESTGGDHYSSVI